The Lepus europaeus isolate LE1 chromosome 1, mLepTim1.pri, whole genome shotgun sequence genome contains the following window.
TATCAGCACCTGGGTTTCTTTCTAGGCTTTCTATTTTGCCACATGGGCTTTTGTAAGTATTATTATATCAATGCTATGTTGTTTGATTGCTATAAGTACAGCATATTTTGAGGGAGACAGTGTAGTGCCTTtgctttttgctcaagattgccttagctattGAGGGGATTTTGTGATTTCCTATGACTGTTAGCATGGCCCTATCTTGTTCTGTGAAGGATGCTGTCGGTATTTGAGAAGGATTATGTTGAATTTATagacagtatggacattttgacaaTATTGCTTCTCCCAGCGCACGGTCACAGTTATCATTCCTTTCTTGTGTGtattctcttcaatttctttcaacaaCTTTTCATCCTCTTTATTGTGCTTTTTGTTGCTTTGGTGACATTTATTAGTATTGTCTTCTTGTTGCTATTGTAAATGGAGTTGCTGAGTGCTCTTCTTTTTCTGATAACGCTCTATCACCACATGGAAATGCTACTGAGTATGTATGTTGACTATGTCTCCTTCCACATTGCAGAGTAGATTTATTTGTTCTGGTTGTTTTTGGTAGGATCtttggggttttctttttttttttttaacttatttaatgaatataaatttccagtgtacagcttatggattacaatggcttcccccccccccataacttccctcccacccacaaccctcccctctcccgctccctctccccttccatttgcatcaagattcattttcaattctctttatatacagaagatcaatttagtataaagatttcaacagtttgcacccaaatagaaacacaaagtgaaacatactgtttgagtactagttatagcattaaatcacaatgtacagcacattaaggacagagatcccacatgaggagcaagtgcacagtggctcctgttgttgacccaacaaattgacactctagtttatggcaccagtaaccatgctaggctgtcgtcatgagttgccaaggctatggaagccttccaagtttgccgactctgatcatatttagacaaggtcataaaagacagagtgaggatagtaaccaatgatcctaagagtggcatttaccaggtttgaacaattatacagcattaagtggggaagaggaccatcagtacacacatgttgggagtagagccattggtggtagagtagaggttatgattacaaaggaatgaggcccaagtgcactagacagggcctagaacaaaggacagagtcattattagaggagctaagaaacgtgctgtctaagctacaattaagttttctgattgagaggcaaatagaacctgatagaaggggcttgataataatctggtgggctttaggccttgtaaattcagaggcccagacctatctatctcttcacatggggtatatcctaagggaggtgtgaacctcctacggggaggcactctgttgactttcatgacttggctggcctgggaggagagctggccatctTTGATCACATTATCTGAAAACAGTGGCAATTTAGTTctcttctttccaatttggatgtcttttcttatttattattttttttcctttgcttgctACCCTGGTTAGAAATTCCAGGcttgttgaataaaagtggtaattgttgaataaaagtggtaatTTCCCCAGTGTTTGCAATATGACTTTGTTCCCGACCTTCCAGAAGTGCTTAGCAGGGCGTTGATTTTGTTCCCTGAGCTGTGGTGGCTGGTGCTATGTCAGCATTCAGTGCCACACTGAATCCAGGTTTGTTGTGTGAGTGTCTTCACCCTGTCAGCATCAGAGAGAGCACCGACTCCAAATCTGTGGCAAATCCATGGGTTCTTCCACAGGGACTTGGGGAGGGTAGTGCATCCCCACTGTGTCCACCAGACTCTCCCCGAGTCTGTAGGATTACGTTCAGTATTAAGATTCATCATGGTGGGCCCAGCTCTGAGTTCCAAGCAAGGCCTGCAGTTCCTTCTCTGTTCTACTCCCCAGGAGGTGGAGTCTTTCTCCACCTGTGCTGACAGAGGTGGGGTAGGGATGGCCAGGCAGTCACTTGAATGCTGTGGCTGGCTGTGAGCTGGGATGCACCTGGAGCTCAGGTCATTGGGGGTGGAAGTTACCTTGGCTTCTTCAGTGCCCCCACCCCTCGGTAGGCCACCTTGTCATCCAACCATCACTGTGGCAACCAGACTTTCAGAGTGGGAGCTCCATTGTGCTGCTTTGAATCTTGAATGTGTTACCTGTTAATGCTTCTTTATTCTTGtgagaaaagttttttttaaaaaaatgggagaagCATTCGCATTCACTCATGGATGGCCAACACCAATGATGAGGAATGCAGGGGGTTTCAGAGCTGGCAGAACGGTGGGTGGGGAGGATCCTGGATCTTTCCAAATTGCCCTGAGACTGTTGCTAAGAGTAtgtcagagggagaggcagaagggtgGAGGTGAAAAAGTAAACTAAAATCTCAGGTGAAAGCTCTTGTGGCTCCAATTGGTTCAAGAGAGCTtgcttaaaaaatgattaatggtTAATATAGGTTCATTCAAATAAAAGGGCAGGATTCCGAGCCAGGTAGAAGGACAGAGAGTCTGTGAAAGCACTGTTTGGTTCAGGGGACGTAGCCAGCGGTGCAGGGCAGGGTGTATGAAGTATTTATTATTGGTGTCACTCTAACTCTCTCTAGATggcctgcctgctccctgcagctCAGAGAGCGTCTGCGGGGGTTCTCTTCGTGGCACTCTGGGGCACGGTGGTGGGTGACAGGCTGCTGGTGGTGCCCCAGGATGGAAGCCACTGGCTTAGCATGCAGGACATAGTTGAGGCTCTAGGGGCAAGGGGGCATGAAGTCGTGGTGCTGGTGCCGGAAGTCAACTTGCTCTTGAGAGAATCCAGGTTCTACACGAGGAGAATCTATCCTGTGCCGTTTGACCAGGAGGAGCTGAGGAATCGGTATCGCACCTTTGGATTGAAGCACTTTACTAACAGGTCTTGGCTGAGCAGGCCTCAGACAGAATACAGGAATCTCATGGTTGTCATTGACATGTTCTTCTTCAGCTGCCAGAGCCTCCTGAGACACCGCGACACCTTGGATTTCCTCAAGGCGGGCAAGTTCGATGCTCTTTTCATAGACCCGGGGTTACCCTGTGGTGCGATCCTGGCTGAGTACCTGGGCCTGCCCTCCGTGTACCTGTTCAGGGGCTTCCCCTGTTCCCGGGAGCATTGGTTTGGCGGAAGCCCCAACCCGGTGTCCTACATCCCCCAGTGCTACACTAAGTTCTCCGACCAGATGAGCTTCCCCCAGCGCGTGGTCAACTTCCTTGTTAACTTGCTGGAGGTCCCTCTATTTTACTGTCTGTATTCGAAGTATGAGGACATGGCCTTGGAGCTCCTCAAGAGGAAAGTGGACCTGCCCACCTTATTTCAGAAGGACCCCGTGTGGCTGCTAAGATACGACTTTGTGTTTGAGTACCCCAGGCCGGTGATGCCCAACATGGTGCTCATTGGCGGGATCAACTGCAAGAAGCCAGACGTCCTGTCTCAGGTGGGTGGGTGTGCTTCTTGCAGGCAGACACTGCTCTTCTGGGCTCTGTCTTCTCCCATTCATTTGCCTCCTGTCCCCAGGGAGCAGAAATGGTGTTGGGGAGGGGATGCCAGGCCTGGAACAGCAGGGGTGTGGGGGACCTGAGGCCAAGGTGACATGCAGGTGTTGCAATGAACTCAGGGCTCATGCCTGGTGACAGCCATAGATACGCACATACACTTAGTTTGTTCTGGGGCCAGTCCCAGGATCATTGCAGCAATGGCATTGCAGTCCAACAGAGGTGAAGGCTTGACCAAGGCAACGTGTCCTTTTTGAAACCCACTCTCCCAACTCTGTCCATGCTTTGTCCCTGGGTCCGAAGGCAGGCAGGAGCCAACCCACAGGCCaaatctgttcttttctttttttgagttgTTTTACgcaattatttttttgtttgtttttttttatttatttgtgtcatggggaaaaagaagagagggagaggaggagagggagagagagaggtagagaaagagagaaagacaaagagagagagggagagagagagagatctcacatccctggattcactccccaaatgctaaaggcagccagggctgggccaggctaaagcaggaacagagccagagccaggtctccAAATCCATGTGCTCTTCTTTGGGAAGCAGGTAtcccaattggcatcttaaccactatacctcCACAGGCCTGTTTTTATATGGCCCACAagtaagaatggttttcataccTGTTTTTCTTGtaacattcattttttatatttgaaaggcaagattacagagagagggggagagagagagagagagagagagagagatcttccatctagactactgattccctccccagattcaggccagagccaggagcctgaaactccatctcaagcacttaggccaccttctgctgcattcccagatgcattagcagagagctggatcagaagtaaagcagccaggacttgaaatggcacctatatgggatacgggcattgCAGATGGAGCGAtgacccagtgtgccacaacactgccccaagTTTTCATAGCTTCAGAGGGAGGTTAaaaaccagcaccagcaccagcaccagcacacagAACTTGCGACTGAGCTGTGTGTGGCCTGCAAAGCTGACTGCTCACTGCTGGGCCAGTGCAGACAGGTGTGGGAGCCTCAGACCTCAGGGACTGTTCCTAGATGGCCCCCCTGAGAAGTGGGGCACAGTGCCCAGAGTCACTTTGGAAAATCAAAACCTCTGAGTTGCTTTTGTAAAGTATTTGTACCTTTGAAAGTTGTCAGACCACTCCATCTTCACGCCAGAATTTCCTTTTCAATGCATTTTTCATCGGAATGAGTCTCAGACAGTCCCAGAGACCTTTCCCCCGTGTCTTCCACACTGAACACTGGACACAGGTCCCGTGAGACAGAGGGGCAGGAGGCTGAGCACAATGGGATGGGGTCCAGGGAGCCCACGTTGTGAAACAGAAACTCCGAGTGTCAAGATTCAACCAGAGGTTTATGAGTACAAGAGATTTGTATGTTATTGTCTGTTCAAAGGGATTTCTTCTATCACAAAGAAATATCAGGTGAGAGAAGGAAAACACTGTCGTCTTTGGTACCTTGGTCCACGCACTGTGTTTCTGTGAAAGTGCTGTCTGCAGTGACATTGAAACCAGAGCAGTGCAGGGGGTGGGCTCTGGGCTGCCTCACCTGTGTGTCATTGTCATCCACGTGGCCTCCTTGTTGCAATGGGCAGTCTGCAGCCTGCATGTTTCATTCTTAGCAACTGAGTTGTGGTTTTAAGAATCAAGTTTCCTTTGTCAAATAAACCATCTCAAGGCTCTGAAACATGTCCCAAGTTGGATCTATAACTTTACCAAGAACTTTGGAGATATCCTGCATGGACCCTGAGTACAAGCTCAGTTTTGTTTCATAATTTCTGTGGTGAAtcgttttataaattttttttttttgaactaagcctctgcctgtggcatcggcatcccatatgggcactggttcgtgtccgtgcttcttcacttctgaccgagctctctactatggcctaggaaagcagaagaagtcgacccaagtgcttggtcccctgcacccacatgggagacctggaagaagctcctggctcctggcttcaatgggCTCAGTCCCagcattacagccatttgtggcgtgaactggcagatggaagagttcactctctctctctctctctctctctctctcagctcctcatttctgtaactctgcctttcaaacaaataaataattaaacctttaaaaaagatttatggtttcttttgaaagagttagagagagacagacagacagacagacatccaacttgcatccactgtttcactccccagacagcctcaaaggtcagcactgggccaggctgaagccaggagcttcatctgggtctcccacatgggtgcagggacccaagcactggactcatcttcttctgcttttcccaggccacttccagagagctggataggcagtggagtatctgggacacaaaccagtgtccatttgggatgccagcatcgcaggtgttatctgctacgccacaatgtcagcccctgtgAATCCTCTTTTTTGAGAGAAGATTCTTTCCGTTTATGtcatattcatttaatttatactAACTTCAGTGACTTTATAGTTTTGTACGcatctttcttcccttcttgttACTAATGTGTGCACTATTCCAAAGGACTCtaaactttgcttttattttaaaaaaaattaaaaaaaatttcttagtatgtatctcataaatacaccATCAGGAACACAGTTCTTCTTCCCACCACACACGCCCGCCCTCCCagttcctcccccttcctcctccctctcctgtttagtgcaagaaagagaaagaaacagaaagaaagaaaggaaaacaaaaaaagggaagaatGGACTATAAGAGCTGAGAGAACTGTTTCTCAGTGGTCTAGACCAGGGCTGTTCTATGTTtttgcttctcaaaggtgatttcactttttcccccctccctcttttcccttccttctccttctttccttttagaaacttaattctcTTTCAAGAGGAACCCAAGGAAAGTACAGctcttgtgagctcttagacataactaacttatgagacatagtaTTATCCTCCAATTAATACCCTAAATAGAAGTGATTCTTAAGAACAATTTTACTATTAGGTCTcacaatacaactctttgaggacagaggtcctgcatgggaagttggtgcacagtgacccttgttgtttatttaacaaataacactcttggcaatgacatcagtgatcacccaaggctcttgacatgagctgcctcggctatggaagccttttggatccattggctcaacaaggccataagcaaagtgcaccttctctcctcccttcagagaaaggcacatcCTTCTTTGGGGGccacttctttccgctggggtctcacccacaggggtCTTGTATGTAGGacattttattttccagagtatcttggctttccatgcctgaaattctccccTTGGACTtgcagccagactagaatgcctttaaggctaattctgaggtcagagtgctacttaaagcaatggtcattctgtgagtctgctctATGGACTTctccccatgttggacattcactcctttgtaattctgtctgttattgtttccaaacacttagtcctatttatatgatcactgtaacacttgatcctatctatatggtcactttactgCTTATTTCTAACCATTTGATCTTTgtaacacttaagctgctatttttgtcagccagcttaagggattttTGGGTCCTATGGCTAGTTGTTAAGCTGTACTCATGGAAGTCATTCCATAGGAATGTGTGTaggactatactgctttgcagttgcaaacttcatgcatttcacaattacaactttaggatcttggtgattcttcccactgtgttcACCCTtccacctacactcccacccccttcctcttccctttccttttctcactCTTCTTCTTTACTAAGATCAGTTTACATTTAATTACGTATATAGATGATTAACTCTATTTTAAGTATAGTGTTCAGTGAATCATATGAAAGagaagataaggaaaatattagaaaggaaaagataaacaaaatatagaaTTAGAAGCtatttctcaacagttgagagaAGGCTGTTCCAGGTCATTGCTCTCAAAGTGTCCACTTCATTTTACATGTTGTCCTTAaagtactctgttagttatcacaggtcagagagaacatatggaatttgaccctttgggactggcctgtttcactaagtatgatgttttccagtctcatccattttgttgcaaatgacaggagttCATTGTTTTTACTTCTGTGCAGTGTTCTATGGTGTagatatcccacaatttctttctccagtcttccggtgatgggcatttgggttgattccatgtctttgctaatgtgaattgaactgtgataaacatggaggtacagagagctctttcatatgttgatttcatttcccttgggtagagtcccaggagtgggatggctgggtcatatggtaggtctatattcagatttctgaggtatctccatactgtctcccacagtttacatttccaccaacagtggattaggggacctttttgtccacatcctcaccagcaattgctgtttgttgatttccctatgaaagccattctaagggaagagggggagggtgatgtgaaacctcattgtggttttggttttcatttctttgcagcctgggatcctgagcatattttcatgtgtctgctggccatttggatttcctcttttgaaaactgtctgcttaagtcctttgcccatttcttaagcagattgttttgttgttgttgagtttcttggtctctttatgtagcctggatattaatcctttatcagtttcatagtttgcaaatattttctcccgtttagtcagttgtctcttcaccttgctgattgtttcttttgcagcgtagaagcttctcaattggaTGTAATCCCATTGGTTGATTTTGgccttgattgcctgtgcctcttgggtcttttccaggaactctttgtctGTGccgatgtcttgcagagtttccccaatattctataataatttggtggtgttgGGTTGTCGATTTAGGTCTTGagttcattttgagtggatctGGGTGAAAGGTGTCAGGTAAAGGTCTTGTTTCATGCCTCTGCATgtggcaatccagttttcccagcaccatttgttgaagagactgtccttgctc
Protein-coding sequences here:
- the LOC133757514 gene encoding UDP-glucuronosyltransferase 1-6-like; the protein is MACLLPAAQRASAGVLFVALWGTVVGDRLLVVPQDGSHWLSMQDIVEALGARGHEVVVLVPEVNLLLRESRFYTRRIYPVPFDQEELRNRYRTFGLKHFTNRSWLSRPQTEYRNLMVVIDMFFFSCQSLLRHRDTLDFLKAGKFDALFIDPGLPCGAILAEYLGLPSVYLFRGFPCSREHWFGGSPNPVSYIPQCYTKFSDQMSFPQRVVNFLVNLLEVPLFYCLYSKYEDMALELLKRKVDLPTLFQKDPVWLLRYDFVFEYPRPVMPNMVLIGGINCKKPDVLSQKLNSLSRGTQGKYSSCELLDITNL